The genomic region ATGGAAGCACAGCTGACCTATACCGGAAGATTTCATCAGAACGCAGATCAGCTGCGGAATGAGAAGGCGATGATTGAAGCCGCCAAAGCCAATGTCCGGAATTTCGAGCCCCTTTATACAAAATACTATGAAGCCATATTTCTGTTCATCTTCAGAAGAACAGAAGGCATGGAGGTGGCCCGCGAACTGACCTCAGAAGTATTCTTCAGGGCCCTCTCGAAACTGGATACCTATGAGGACCGCGGCGTACCGTTTTCCGCGTGGCTATACCGCATCGCATTGAATATCATACATAACAACCACCGGGCACATAAGACCAAAAGGATCATCACCCTGGAAGACCATCACCTGAAAGCTTATTGCGAAGAAGCAGGTTGGTCCGACGACCGGATGGAAATGGTGGAGGCAGCCATTCTGACCCTGGATGAAGAAGAGACCTCATACATGGAACTCCGGTTTTTTGAAGAAAGACCTTTCAGGGAAATCGCAGCCATCATGAACACCTCGGAGGCAGGTGCCAAAATGAAAATGCAACGCATTC from Flavobacteriales bacterium harbors:
- a CDS encoding sigma-70 family RNA polymerase sigma factor; this encodes MEAQLTYTGRFHQNADQLRNEKAMIEAAKANVRNFEPLYTKYYEAIFLFIFRRTEGMEVARELTSEVFFRALSKLDTYEDRGVPFSAWLYRIALNIIHNNHRAHKTKRIITLEDHHLKAYCEEAGWSDDRMEMVEAAILTLDEEETSYMELRFFEERPFREIAAIMNTSEAGAKMKMQRILQKIRKRIGTDKAMKS